TGTTTTAATAATAGTATCATTAGAAATACTATCGAACACATTTTTTTCTACATAAGGCACCAAAAAACCACTAAAGAACTCATCATTCATTCGACTTCGTAAGTCATTCTTGATAAACTTCATCGCCGAAAAAGCTCTTTCAACAGATGCAGTggcaacggacagaagcaaagcaAGTTTCACTAAGCGAAATACAAGAGGATAATTTGAATGCTTCTTTGTCTGAACTAATCTTTTTTGAAAGACCACAAAGCCCATGTAGATCGGAGAATCTTTCATCAACATAACGAACATCAATAATATAAATTGCAAGTTGATTCTCAAGAGTACCCATACTAAATTCATCAAAGTCATCAGGATATAACTCAGCCATTCTCATTATTTTCCTGATGTCAAAACTTGAAAATGAGTTAATTGGATTCAAACAAGCAATTCCATGAAGCAAATAAGTTGTCTCTTCGTCAAAATATTCATTAAGTTCTTGAATTTGCCAATCAATAATTTTGCAAAATACATCAACCCAATAATGATGTATGACTGAACAATCAGCAGTTTTACGACGTGAACTTAAAGAACTAACATATGGCTCATCAAAGTGAGGTATCAAAATATCATATTTGATACAAAATGCAGATATCGTAGCAATAAGAGATTTCCATTCTTCTTTCCTTAACTTTTGCAACATTTTCTTTGCTACTTCAACAAGTAGCATGGCATTTGCAATGTCTTGCTCTTTTTTTGTAAGCATTTATTGAGCTCATTTGTGATTGCTAAAATATCCCTCATCAAATGTAACATGAATGCAACCTCAAATATTTTACAAGCCCTGAGATATCTCATTGCCTTGGCTCTTTCATCTGTAGAACGTGCATCAAGAACAACTAATCCAAGAACATCAAGAATAGAGCCAAACATCAGAATAAAATTATTAAAAGATTTAAAGTGAGATCCCCAACGAGTATCACATGCTCTTGAAAGACCAAGTTCTTGATTCAAGCCTCTACCGGTTGTAAGCTCACC
This sequence is a window from Nicotiana sylvestris chromosome 3, ASM39365v2, whole genome shotgun sequence. Protein-coding genes within it:
- the LOC138887000 gene encoding uncharacterized protein encodes the protein MLQKLRKEEWKSLIATISAFCIKYDILIPHFDEPYVSSLSSRRKTADCSVIHHYWVDVFCKIIDWQIQELNEYFDEETTYLLHGIACLNPINSFSSFDIRKIMRMAELYPDDFDEFSMGTLENQLAIYIIDVRYVDERFSDLHGLCGLSKKISSDKEAFKLSSCISLSETCFASVRCHCIC